One Fusobacterium nucleatum genomic window carries:
- the coaBC gene encoding bifunctional phosphopantothenoylcysteine decarboxylase/phosphopantothenate--cysteine ligase CoaBC, whose amino-acid sequence MKNILLGVTGGIAAFKSVSIISLLKKKGYNIKVVMTENATKIIGSLTLETLSRNRIYVDMWDTNPHYEVEHISLADWADIVLIAPATYNIIGKVANGIADDMLTTILSAVSVRKPVFFALAMNVNMYENPILKENIDKLKSYGYRFIEAEEGLLACNYVAKGRMSEPEDIVEEIERYNIYSKIENCDTVLKGKKLLITSGRTKENIDPIRYLSNNSSGKMGYSLAQAAVDLGAEVTLISGPTNLEMPKGLRNFIFVESALEMYEKVEEYFNDTDIFIACAAVADYRPKEYKKEKIKKSDSDLVIELVRNPDILAEMGKKKDKQLLVGFAAETNNIKENALKKLEKKNLDIIVANNASTMGTDSNTIEIIKKDKSSIEIKQKSKIELAYDILLEVISVLKKGKNE is encoded by the coding sequence ATGAAGAATATTTTATTAGGAGTTACAGGAGGTATTGCAGCATTTAAATCAGTAAGTATTATATCTCTTCTTAAAAAGAAAGGTTATAATATTAAAGTTGTAATGACTGAGAATGCTACAAAAATAATAGGATCTTTAACTCTAGAAACTCTTTCAAGGAATAGAATATATGTTGATATGTGGGATACTAATCCACATTATGAAGTTGAACATATTTCACTAGCAGATTGGGCAGATATAGTTTTAATTGCTCCTGCAACTTATAATATAATTGGTAAGGTAGCAAATGGAATAGCAGATGATATGCTTACAACTATTCTTTCAGCTGTTTCAGTAAGAAAACCAGTATTTTTTGCTCTTGCAATGAATGTAAATATGTATGAAAATCCAATTCTTAAAGAAAATATTGATAAGTTAAAATCTTATGGTTATAGATTTATTGAAGCAGAGGAAGGTTTACTTGCTTGTAATTATGTTGCCAAGGGTAGAATGTCTGAGCCAGAAGACATTGTTGAAGAAATAGAAAGATATAATATTTATTCAAAAATAGAAAATTGTGATACTGTATTGAAAGGTAAAAAACTTCTTATAACAAGTGGTAGGACAAAAGAAAATATAGACCCTATTAGATATTTATCAAATAATTCAAGTGGTAAAATGGGATACTCACTTGCTCAGGCAGCTGTTGATTTAGGTGCAGAAGTAACTTTAATCAGTGGCCCTACAAATTTAGAAATGCCAAAAGGACTTAGAAATTTTATTTTTGTGGAATCTGCTCTTGAAATGTATGAAAAAGTTGAAGAATATTTTAATGATACAGATATTTTTATAGCTTGTGCAGCAGTTGCAGATTATAGACCAAAAGAATATAAAAAAGAAAAGATAAAAAAATCAGATTCAGATTTGGTTATAGAATTAGTTAGAAACCCAGATATTTTAGCAGAAATGGGTAAGAAAAAAGATAAACAATTATTGGTTGGTTTTGCAGCTGAAACAAATAATATAAAAGAAAATGCTTTAAAAAAATTAGAAAAGAAAAATTTAGATATCATAGTTGCAAATAATGCCTCTACAATGGGGACAGATAGTAATACAATTGAGATTATAAAGAAAGATAAGAGCTCAATTGAAATAAAACAAAAAAGTAAAATAGAATTAGCTTATGATATTTTATTAGAAGTTATTTCAGTATTAAAAAAGGGAAAAAATGAATAA
- a CDS encoding chromate transporter: MNKNRIIEIFILFFKIGAFTIGGGYAMLSLIEDEIVNKKKWLDHEEFLDGMAIAQSTPGVLAVNISLITGYKIAGFLGMFAGMLGAVLPSFFIVLFLSQILLAYGNHPLVVAIFNGVKPAITALILISVYRIGKSANINRYNFVIPLIVAVLIKYFRVSPIIIIIATMILGNIFYMLKEKKEDDKK, from the coding sequence ATGAATAAGAATAGAATAATAGAGATTTTTATATTATTTTTTAAAATAGGTGCATTTACTATTGGAGGAGGCTATGCAATGCTTTCTCTAATAGAAGATGAAATTGTTAATAAAAAGAAATGGTTAGATCATGAAGAATTTTTAGATGGTATGGCTATTGCTCAATCAACTCCTGGAGTACTTGCTGTTAATATATCACTTATTACAGGATATAAAATAGCAGGTTTTTTAGGTATGTTTGCAGGTATGCTAGGAGCAGTTTTACCATCTTTTTTTATAGTTTTATTTTTAAGTCAAATTTTACTTGCTTATGGAAATCATCCATTGGTTGTGGCAATATTTAACGGAGTGAAACCTGCTATTACAGCACTTATATTAATTTCTGTATATAGAATAGGTAAGTCTGCTAATATAAATAGATATAATTTTGTAATACCACTTATTGTAGCTGTCTTGATTAAATATTTTAGAGTTTCTCCTATCATTATTATAATAGCTACTATGATACTTGGAAATATTTTCTATATGTTAAAAGAGAAAAAAGAAGATGATAAAAAATGA
- a CDS encoding chromate transporter: MIYLNLFFVFFKVGLFSFGGGYAILPLMQHEVVDVNKWISSKDFTDIVAVSQITPGPISINLATHVGYRIGGTLGSTVATFSVVLPSIIIIMTIIVVFLKKFNKLPVVQRIFKSLRVTIVGLILAAGIALFVKENFIDYKSYIIFASVLIGGLFFKIGSITLIILSGVAGAILYYII; encoded by the coding sequence ATGATATATTTAAATTTATTTTTTGTATTTTTTAAAGTTGGACTTTTTAGTTTTGGAGGAGGTTATGCAATACTTCCACTTATGCAACATGAGGTTGTAGATGTAAATAAATGGATAAGTTCAAAAGATTTTACGGATATTGTAGCTGTTTCTCAAATTACACCAGGTCCAATTTCTATAAATTTAGCAACTCATGTTGGATATAGAATAGGAGGTACACTAGGTTCTACTGTTGCAACATTTAGTGTAGTATTGCCCTCTATAATAATAATAATGACTATTATAGTTGTATTTCTAAAAAAATTTAATAAACTACCAGTGGTACAAAGAATTTTTAAATCATTGAGAGTAACTATTGTTGGTTTAATTTTAGCAGCTGGAATAGCACTTTTTGTTAAAGAAAATTTCATAGATTATAAATCATATATAATATTTGCTTCAGTATTAATTGGAGGTTTATTCTTTAAAATAGGAAGTATAACTTTAATTATTTTATCAGGAGTTGCAGGAGCAATATTATACTATATAATTTAA
- a CDS encoding NADH:flavin oxidoreductase, with amino-acid sequence MEKFNIFTDFKIKNIHIKNRIVLPPMVRFSLVEDDGYVTEALIEWYGMIARSGVGLIIVEASAVEENGKLRENQIGIWNDSFIEGLTKVANEIHKYDVPCMIQIHHAGFKEKISEVSEEELDRILKLFEEAFVRAKKCGFDGIEIHGAHTYLISQLNSKLWNKRKDKYGERLYFSKKLIENTKYLFDDNFILGYRMGGNEPELENGIENAKILESYGLDILHVSSGVPNPEYKRQVKINNFPKDFPLDWIIYMGVEIKKHVKIPVIGVSKIKKESQASWLVENNLLDFVAVGKAMISQDKWMENARKDFSLRKK; translated from the coding sequence ATGGAGAAATTTAATATTTTTACAGATTTTAAAATAAAAAATATACATATAAAAAATAGAATAGTCCTTCCACCTATGGTAAGATTTTCTCTTGTTGAAGATGATGGCTATGTTACAGAGGCTTTAATTGAATGGTATGGAATGATAGCTAGAAGTGGTGTAGGGCTTATAATTGTTGAAGCTTCAGCAGTTGAAGAAAATGGAAAATTAAGAGAAAATCAAATTGGTATTTGGAATGATAGTTTTATAGAAGGGCTTACGAAGGTTGCTAATGAAATTCACAAATATGATGTACCTTGTATGATACAAATTCACCATGCAGGTTTTAAAGAGAAAATTTCAGAAGTTTCAGAAGAAGAATTAGATAGAATTCTAAAACTTTTTGAAGAAGCTTTTGTTAGAGCTAAAAAATGTGGTTTTGATGGAATAGAAATTCATGGGGCACATACTTATTTAATTTCTCAATTAAATTCAAAACTTTGGAATAAAAGAAAAGATAAATATGGAGAAAGACTTTATTTTTCAAAAAAATTGATAGAGAATACAAAGTATTTATTTGATGATAATTTTATTCTTGGTTATAGAATGGGAGGGAATGAACCTGAGCTAGAAAATGGTATAGAAAATGCTAAAATTTTAGAAAGTTATGGATTAGATATACTACATGTTTCAAGTGGAGTACCTAATCCAGAATATAAAAGACAGGTAAAAATAAATAATTTTCCTAAGGATTTTCCACTAGATTGGATAATATATATGGGAGTTGAAATAAAGAAGCATGTAAAAATTCCAGTTATAGGAGTAAGTAAAATAAAAAAAGAAAGTCAAGCTAGTTGGCTTGTAGAAAATAATTTATTAGATTTTGTAGCAGTAGGAAAAGCTATGATTTCACAAGATAAATGGATGGAAAATGCAAGAAAAGATTTTTCTCTCAGAAAAAAATAA
- a CDS encoding type II toxin-antitoxin system HicB family antitoxin encodes MATTNYIAVVKQLESGKFLISFPDFEGITTTAETEESIQDVAAGVIKTKLAELKKANIEAPEPKKITEISKELKDGEFTTYVAVKESFDFKSTMTSLKDKESVKETAKEMTNKVNDFVNNVPEGKENLFGMGGGILSILNTLFLGVITIKVPFFGNYSIGFFKGISELADFSKEAKNARFILMFSGILFLALAGLLIYSSFSKNKNLLKYSIFGDIAFLVIFYIVLYVKLPDGEASKYISVSYFKILLYIISIGLAYLTFNAFNKKEEKEAVGETVKPLGTVLEKEEDKGE; translated from the coding sequence ATGGCAACAACAAATTATATTGCAGTAGTTAAACAATTAGAAAGCGGAAAATTTTTAATATCTTTTCCAGATTTTGAAGGTATTACAACAACGGCTGAAACTGAAGAAAGTATACAAGATGTAGCAGCAGGAGTTATAAAAACAAAATTGGCTGAGCTTAAAAAAGCTAATATTGAAGCACCTGAACCAAAAAAGATAACAGAAATTTCTAAGGAACTGAAAGATGGAGAATTTACAACTTATGTAGCTGTCAAAGAAAGTTTTGATTTTAAATCTACTATGACTAGCTTAAAAGATAAAGAAAGTGTAAAAGAAACTGCAAAAGAAATGACAAATAAAGTTAATGATTTTGTAAATAATGTACCGGAAGGAAAAGAAAATCTTTTTGGAATGGGAGGAGGAATATTGTCTATACTAAATACTTTATTCCTAGGAGTTATAACAATAAAAGTTCCATTTTTTGGGAATTATTCAATAGGATTTTTTAAAGGTATAAGTGAATTAGCTGATTTTAGCAAGGAAGCTAAAAATGCAAGATTTATTTTAATGTTCTCTGGAATATTATTCTTAGCTTTAGCAGGACTTTTAATTTATTCAAGTTTTTCTAAAAATAAAAATCTTTTAAAATATTCTATTTTTGGAGATATAGCTTTCTTAGTAATTTTTTATATAGTTTTATATGTAAAATTACCTGATGGAGAAGCAAGCAAATATATTTCTGTATCTTATTTTAAAATATTACTATATATAATTTCAATAGGATTAGCTTATTTAACTTTTAATGCTTTCAATAAAAAAGAAGAAAAAGAAGCAGTTGGAGAAACTGTAAAACCATTAGGAACTGTACTTGAAAAAGAGGAGGATAAAGGTGAATAA
- a CDS encoding phosphatidylinositol-4-phosphate 5-kinase, whose amino-acid sequence MNKDLKKFILFLIGSIIVAFAISYSYSAYQSHEKVKDIDKVKTTFNFGNADKKVEDVKEESGDPQKIWQEQRLIALESLGYTKVDIRPFYKRIYDKLTGKKVYNYKSIDDETKKVVVEVKDNKIIENFFNGDKATTRQELFANNDFTSYDLKSYDLETMVVTTYKDVLNNDTYLNTKNGIIEYEDGKTIEFTHQNGSMNGPAVENLPNGDKIKFVFANNKRVGEAEKLYKNGDREIFIYGENNQKNGSSIYYFANGDLEETTYVNGVLQGAAKYVYKDGAVEHYEYKDGKRIED is encoded by the coding sequence GTGAATAAGGATTTAAAGAAGTTTATTCTTTTCCTAATAGGTTCAATTATAGTTGCCTTTGCAATTAGTTATTCTTATTCTGCCTACCAAAGTCATGAAAAAGTTAAGGATATAGATAAAGTTAAAACTACTTTTAACTTTGGAAATGCTGATAAGAAAGTGGAAGATGTTAAAGAAGAAAGTGGGGATCCTCAAAAAATATGGCAAGAACAAAGACTCATAGCATTGGAATCATTAGGATATACGAAAGTTGATATTAGACCTTTCTATAAGAGAATCTATGATAAATTAACTGGAAAAAAAGTCTATAATTATAAAAGCATTGATGATGAAACTAAAAAAGTTGTGGTTGAAGTTAAAGATAATAAAATTATAGAAAACTTCTTTAATGGTGATAAGGCAACAACTCGTCAAGAATTATTTGCAAATAATGATTTTACTTCTTATGATTTAAAATCTTATGATTTGGAGACTATGGTCGTCACTACTTATAAAGATGTCCTTAATAATGATACTTATTTAAATACAAAAAATGGTATTATAGAATATGAAGATGGAAAAACTATTGAATTTACACACCAAAATGGTTCTATGAATGGACCTGCAGTTGAAAATTTACCTAATGGTGATAAGATAAAATTTGTTTTTGCTAATAATAAAAGAGTTGGAGAAGCTGAAAAATTATATAAAAATGGTGATAGAGAAATTTTTATATATGGTGAAAATAATCAAAAAAATGGAAGTTCAATATACTATTTTGCAAATGGAGATTTAGAAGAAACTACTTATGTAAATGGGGTTTTACAAGGGGCAGCTAAATATGTATATAAAGATGGTGCTGTAGAACACTATGAGTATAAAGATGGGAAAAGGATTGAAGATTAA
- a CDS encoding rRNA pseudouridine synthase has protein sequence MRLDKFLVECGIGSRKEVKKLISNDEITVNGSNDISAKDNIDENSDIIEYNGERLEYKEFRYYIMNKKAGYITATEDFKEDTVMDLLPEWVIRKDLAPVGRLDKDTEGLLLFTNDGKLNHKLLSPKNHIDKVYYVEIENNILDEDIMKLEQGVDIGNYITQPAKVEKISDNKIYLTIKEGKFHQVKKMLEAVNNKVYYLKRVSFGKLKLNDLTLGEVKEVNFEDII, from the coding sequence ATGAGATTAGATAAATTCTTAGTTGAATGTGGTATAGGAAGTAGAAAAGAAGTTAAAAAGTTAATCTCAAATGATGAAATAACTGTTAATGGTTCTAATGATATATCAGCCAAAGATAATATAGATGAAAATTCTGATATTATAGAATACAATGGAGAAAGGCTAGAATATAAAGAATTCAGATACTATATTATGAATAAAAAAGCAGGGTATATAACAGCAACAGAAGATTTTAAAGAAGATACTGTTATGGATCTTTTACCAGAATGGGTAATAAGAAAAGATTTAGCTCCTGTTGGTAGACTTGATAAAGATACAGAAGGTTTACTTCTTTTTACAAATGATGGAAAGTTAAATCATAAATTATTATCTCCTAAAAATCATATAGATAAAGTTTATTATGTTGAAATAGAAAATAATATTTTAGATGAAGATATAATGAAACTAGAGCAGGGAGTTGATATAGGAAATTATATCACTCAACCTGCAAAGGTTGAAAAAATATCTGATAATAAAATTTATTTGACTATTAAAGAAGGAAAATTTCATCAAGTAAAAAAAATGCTAGAAGCAGTAAATAACAAAGTTTATTATTTAAAAAGAGTGAGTTTTGGTAAATTGAAATTAAATGATTTAACTTTGGGGGAAGTTAAAGAAGTTAATTTTGAAGATATAATTTAA
- the earP gene encoding elongation factor P maturation arginine rhamnosyltransferase EarP encodes MEINSIDIFCEVIDNYGDVGVAYRLAREFKRIYPSKKLRFIINQTEEINLIKKSNNIEIIAYKDISKIENSADLIIETFGCEIPKEYMDKALKSSKIIINLEYFSAEDWVDDFHLQESFLGGNLKKYFFIPGLSKKSGGVLLDNEFLERKKKVEENKEYYLKEFGIDEKYDLIGSVFSYEKNFDFLIEELKKLEKKILLLILSEKTQKNFIKYFDNNNNYDKIKIVKLPFFTYDKYEEFLALCDFNFVRGEDSFVRALLLGKPFLWHIYPQEENIHIKKLESFLEKYCPNNKELKETFINYNINRDNFSYFFKNFKEIEEHNKNYANYLRKNCNLMEKLIKFIENIGGKN; translated from the coding sequence ATGGAAATAAATAGTATAGATATATTCTGTGAAGTTATTGATAATTATGGAGATGTTGGAGTAGCTTATAGATTAGCAAGAGAATTTAAAAGAATTTATCCAAGCAAAAAATTAAGATTTATTATAAATCAAACAGAGGAAATAAATCTTATAAAAAAATCAAATAATATAGAGATTATAGCCTATAAAGATATTTCTAAAATAGAAAACTCTGCTGATTTAATAATAGAAACTTTTGGATGTGAAATTCCAAAAGAATATATGGATAAAGCATTAAAAAGCTCAAAAATTATTATTAATTTAGAATATTTTTCAGCTGAAGATTGGGTAGATGATTTTCATCTTCAAGAATCATTTTTGGGTGGAAATTTAAAAAAGTATTTTTTTATTCCAGGGCTTTCTAAAAAGAGTGGAGGAGTACTTTTAGATAATGAGTTTTTAGAAAGAAAGAAAAAAGTAGAAGAAAATAAAGAATATTATTTAAAAGAGTTTGGAATTGATGAAAAATATGATTTAATAGGCTCAGTGTTCTCTTATGAGAAAAATTTTGATTTTTTGATTGAGGAATTAAAAAAACTAGAAAAAAAAATTCTCTTATTAATATTAAGTGAAAAAACTCAAAAAAATTTCATAAAATATTTTGATAATAACAATAATTATGATAAAATAAAAATCGTGAAGTTACCGTTTTTTACTTATGATAAATATGAAGAATTTTTAGCACTATGTGATTTTAATTTTGTTAGAGGTGAAGATAGTTTTGTTAGAGCCTTACTTTTAGGGAAACCTTTCTTATGGCATATCTATCCTCAAGAAGAAAATATACATATAAAAAAATTGGAAAGTTTTTTAGAAAAATATTGTCCCAATAATAAAGAGCTAAAAGAAACTTTTATCAATTACAATATAAATAGAGATAATTTTTCTTATTTTTTCAAAAACTTTAAAGAAATAGAAGAACACAATAAAAACTATGCTAATTATTTAAGAAAAAATTGTAATTTAATGGAAAAATTAATAAAATTTATAGAAAATATAGGAGGAAAAAATTAA
- the efp gene encoding elongation factor P, whose product MKIAQELRAGSTIKIGNDPFVVLKAEYNKSGRNAAVVKFKMKNLISGNISDAVYKADDKVDDIKLDKVKAIYSYQNGDSYIFSNPETWEEIELKGEDLGDALNYLEEEMPLDVVYYESTAVAVELPTFVEREVTYTEPGLRGDTSGKVMKPARINTGFEVQVPLFVEQGEWIKIDTRTNEYVERVKK is encoded by the coding sequence ATGAAAATTGCACAAGAATTAAGAGCAGGGAGTACAATAAAAATTGGAAATGATCCATTTGTAGTATTAAAGGCTGAATATAATAAATCAGGAAGAAATGCTGCAGTAGTGAAATTTAAAATGAAAAACTTAATTTCAGGAAATATATCAGATGCTGTTTATAAAGCAGATGACAAAGTGGATGATATTAAATTAGATAAGGTAAAAGCTATCTATTCTTACCAAAATGGAGACTCTTACATATTCTCTAACCCAGAAACTTGGGAAGAAATTGAGTTAAAAGGTGAGGATTTAGGAGATGCTTTAAACTATCTTGAAGAAGAAATGCCACTAGATGTTGTTTATTATGAATCAACAGCTGTTGCAGTTGAATTACCTACTTTTGTTGAAAGAGAAGTAACATATACTGAACCAGGATTAAGAGGAGATACTTCTGGAAAAGTTATGAAACCTGCAAGAATAAATACAGGATTTGAAGTTCAAGTTCCTCTATTTGTTGAACAAGGTGAATGGATTAAAATAGATACAAGAACAAATGAATATGTTGAAAGAGTAAAAAAATAA
- a CDS encoding ISL3 family transposase codes for MISLSLANFIKTILNIQDDNISFPEEDYCQIIQKGNYVIKVFKGFIKSSYCSCPHCNSKNIVKNGSRERNIKFIPFQNYNIELNLSIQRHICKDCKKTFSPSTSIAKDNSNISNNLKYTIAQELQENISLTFIAKKYNLSISSVQRIMDECYSDFKVNKDHLPETMCIDEFKSVKNIDGAMSFVFADYQTKNIIDIVEDRRLNSLTEYFSRFSLEARNNVKYICMDMYSPYISLVKSIFPESEIVLDKFHIVNLVSRAFNQTRISIMNSLKDDSLKRKLKLFWKLLQKYYPDLCQEPYYCPSFKYKLSTKKKVDYLLEKSPELDVNFNIYQDILQAIRHNNFKRFENIVKKNLAKKEKVSKQMLTALKTLKKYMKYIENMFKSNITNGLIEGLNNKIKSIKRTAFGYSNFSNFKKRILIQAGIISISA; via the coding sequence GTGATTTCATTGTCTCTAGCTAATTTTATCAAAACTATCTTAAATATTCAAGATGATAATATTTCTTTTCCAGAAGAAGATTATTGTCAGATTATTCAAAAAGGTAATTATGTAATTAAAGTTTTTAAAGGTTTTATTAAATCTAGTTATTGTTCTTGTCCTCATTGTAATTCTAAAAATATTGTTAAAAATGGTTCTAGGGAACGTAATATTAAATTTATTCCTTTTCAAAATTACAATATTGAACTTAATCTTAGTATACAAAGGCATATCTGCAAAGATTGTAAAAAAACTTTTTCTCCTTCTACTAGTATTGCTAAAGATAATTCTAATATTTCTAATAACCTTAAATACACTATTGCGCAAGAACTTCAAGAAAATATTTCTCTTACTTTTATTGCTAAGAAGTACAATCTTTCTATTTCTTCAGTTCAAAGAATTATGGATGAGTGTTACTCTGATTTTAAGGTTAATAAAGACCATTTACCTGAAACTATGTGTATTGACGAGTTTAAATCAGTTAAAAATATTGATGGCGCTATGTCTTTTGTTTTTGCTGATTATCAAACTAAAAATATTATTGATATTGTTGAAGATAGAAGATTAAATTCCTTGACAGAATATTTTTCAAGATTTTCACTTGAAGCTAGGAATAATGTAAAATATATCTGTATGGATATGTATTCTCCATATATTAGTTTAGTAAAATCTATTTTTCCTGAGTCTGAGATAGTATTAGATAAATTTCATATTGTTAATCTAGTTAGTAGAGCATTTAACCAAACTAGAATATCCATAATGAATTCCCTTAAAGATGATTCATTAAAAAGAAAATTAAAACTATTTTGGAAGTTACTCCAAAAATATTATCCTGACCTTTGTCAAGAACCATATTATTGTCCAAGCTTTAAATACAAACTTAGCACTAAGAAAAAAGTGGACTATCTTCTAGAAAAAAGTCCTGAATTAGATGTTAATTTTAATATATATCAAGATATTCTTCAAGCAATAAGACATAATAATTTTAAAAGATTTGAAAATATTGTAAAGAAAAATCTAGCCAAAAAGGAGAAAGTATCTAAACAAATGCTTACAGCTTTAAAGACTTTAAAAAAATATATGAAATATATTGAAAATATGTTTAAATCAAACATTACAAATGGGTTGATAGAAGGTTTAAACAATAAAATTAAGTCAATAAAGAGAACAGCATTTGGATATTCAAATTTTAGTAATTTTAAAAAGCGCATATTAATTCAAGCAGGAATTATATCAATTAGTGCTTAA
- a CDS encoding WGR domain-containing protein — MIEALHFKDQKTDKFCFVETLVCEMMVNYGKIGTTGKYEIKEFDNNQDCEKEALKLINSKKKKGYEEFVEFDRNNRYYFDDEEYGLNPLTSHPTFRKYFSDEIYYDCGDEEAPFGSDEGHDAFSELEESVRKKKKINFFDFPRVIIEEIWEMDYLTSDLEKTDEELKVQAKLNFNGLPGEQIILQSDQVILAVTFGQAKITGKIDKDLLELALKSLNRIDKLNRLIWNWDKEEATYYIETMRKDLIKYKENF; from the coding sequence ATGATAGAGGCACTTCATTTTAAAGATCAAAAAACTGATAAATTTTGCTTTGTAGAAACACTTGTTTGTGAAATGATGGTTAATTATGGAAAGATTGGAACAACAGGTAAATATGAAATAAAAGAATTTGATAATAACCAAGATTGTGAAAAAGAAGCTTTGAAACTAATAAATTCAAAAAAGAAAAAAGGTTATGAGGAGTTTGTAGAATTTGATAGGAATAATCGCTATTATTTTGATGATGAAGAATATGGTTTAAATCCTTTAACAAGTCATCCAACTTTTAGAAAATATTTTTCAGATGAAATTTACTATGACTGTGGAGATGAGGAAGCTCCTTTTGGTAGTGATGAAGGACATGATGCTTTCTCTGAATTAGAAGAAAGTGTAAGGAAGAAAAAGAAAATAAATTTTTTTGATTTTCCAAGAGTAATAATTGAGGAAATTTGGGAAATGGATTATTTAACTTCTGATTTAGAAAAAACAGATGAAGAATTAAAAGTACAGGCAAAATTAAATTTTAATGGTTTACCAGGTGAACAAATAATTTTGCAAAGTGACCAAGTAATTTTAGCTGTTACTTTTGGTCAAGCAAAAATTACTGGAAAAATAGATAAAGATTTATTGGAATTAGCTTTAAAATCTTTAAATAGAATTGATAAGTTAAATAGACTTATTTGGAATTGGGACAAAGAAGAAGCAACTTATTATATTGAAACTATGAGAAAAGATTTAATAAAATATAAAGAAAATTTTTAA